The proteins below are encoded in one region of Fibrella aestuarina BUZ 2:
- a CDS encoding GlsB/YeaQ/YmgE family stress response membrane protein, which yields MGILTSILVGAVAGWLADLVFKRFSFSLLVEILLGIAGGIVGGWVFGRSTGILDAILTSFVGAVVILGIAALIKGSTRRA from the coding sequence GGTGCCGTCGCCGGCTGGCTGGCCGATCTGGTATTTAAGCGTTTCTCCTTCTCACTCCTCGTTGAAATTCTGCTCGGCATCGCCGGTGGGATCGTTGGCGGCTGGGTGTTTGGCCGTTCAACTGGCATCCTCGACGCCATACTGACCTCATTTGTGGGGGCGGTTGTTATTCTTGGCATTGCTGCGCTCATCAAGGGCAGTACCCGCCGAGCGTAA